A DNA window from Akkermansiaceae bacterium contains the following coding sequences:
- the dctA gene encoding C4-dicarboxylate transporter DctA has protein sequence MTAPAPAAASRFSRALRSLYVQVLIGITLGILLGLLEPGWGSKLKPLGDAFINLVKMMIAPIIFCTVVTGIGALGDLKKVGRVGLKAIIYFEVVTTVALVIGLVVVNVLKPGEGFSSTDIADAKPMVAAAAPLTTSAFLMNIIPKTFVSAFVSGEILQVLLIAIFSGIALSMMGEKGRPVVDLLHLAGTAFMKIIGMIMHLAPIAAFGAMAYTIGEHGVGSLVKLLYLLACVYVTCLAFVFIVLGAIMKSIGFSLWKFLRYIREELLLVLGTSSSESALPPMLEKMERLGCDKAVVGLVLPTGYSFNLDGTSIYLTMAAVFVAQATNTPLTLPQQISMLLVLLLTSKGAAAVTGGGFVTLSATLNTVNTHLVSGLPLLVGIDRFMSEARAITNLIGNGVATLFIANWEKALNREQAKAVLDTKGPHEIKI, from the coding sequence ATGACAGCGCCCGCTCCCGCAGCCGCCTCCCGTTTCAGCCGCGCGTTGCGCAGCCTGTATGTCCAGGTCCTCATCGGCATCACCCTGGGGATTCTCCTCGGCCTGCTGGAACCCGGCTGGGGTTCGAAGCTGAAGCCGCTGGGCGACGCCTTCATCAACCTGGTGAAGATGATGATCGCCCCCATCATCTTCTGCACCGTCGTCACCGGCATCGGCGCGCTGGGCGACCTGAAAAAAGTCGGACGTGTCGGGCTGAAGGCCATCATCTACTTCGAGGTGGTCACCACCGTCGCCCTCGTCATCGGCCTGGTGGTGGTGAATGTCCTGAAGCCCGGCGAGGGCTTTTCCAGCACCGACATCGCCGATGCGAAGCCAATGGTGGCCGCCGCGGCCCCGCTCACGACCTCCGCCTTCCTGATGAACATCATCCCGAAGACCTTCGTCAGCGCGTTCGTCTCCGGGGAGATCCTGCAGGTCCTGCTCATCGCCATCTTCTCGGGCATCGCCCTTTCCATGATGGGTGAGAAGGGCAGGCCGGTCGTCGATCTGCTGCACCTCGCGGGCACGGCGTTCATGAAGATCATCGGCATGATCATGCACCTGGCGCCCATCGCTGCGTTCGGGGCCATGGCCTACACCATCGGGGAACACGGGGTCGGCTCGCTGGTGAAGCTGCTCTACCTGCTGGCGTGCGTCTATGTGACCTGCCTCGCCTTCGTGTTCATCGTACTGGGGGCCATCATGAAATCCATCGGCTTCAGCCTGTGGAAGTTCCTCCGCTACATCCGGGAGGAGCTGCTGCTGGTGCTGGGCACCTCTTCGTCCGAATCCGCCCTGCCGCCCATGCTGGAGAAAATGGAGCGCCTGGGCTGTGACAAGGCGGTCGTCGGACTGGTGCTGCCCACCGGGTATTCCTTCAACCTCGACGGCACGTCCATCTACCTGACCATGGCCGCCGTCTTCGTCGCCCAGGCGACCAACACGCCCCTCACCCTGCCGCAGCAGATCAGCATGCTGCTGGTGCTGCTGCTGACATCAAAGGGCGCGGCGGCCGTCACCGGAGGTGGCTTCGTCACCCTTTCCGCGACGCTCAACACCGTGAACACCCACCTCGTTTCCGGCCTGCCGCTGCTCGTCGGCATCGACCGCTTCATGTCGGAAGCCCGCGCCATCACCAATCTCATCGGCAACGGCGTCGCCACGCTTTTCATCGCCAACTGGGAGAAAGCCCTGAACCGTGAGCAGGCGAAAGCTGTGCTCGACACCAAAGGCCCGCACGAGATCAAGATCTGA
- a CDS encoding HAMP domain-containing protein: MRRFWMRSLTGQWIALTLVALAASQILFYYIYRAEQARTVLELRRDEFLARAAAVARLVDTVDPSLHPEILRATNTGVVRFWMTGTGPGEMLAWQADAGARLLESARPPEASLLPPQPRARWEAPAGENRFASPEARMAVLKDWNGFGLVVPVKEGLWLNAVYAKPGAVSGPPWFHYLSLAIAAVLLTLVSVLLVRRLARPLRRLTDSAERVGRGEEVPPLPEEGADDVRHLTVAFNRMQSRLRRFVEDRTRMVAAISHDLRTPITSMRLRAEFIDDEETRTKMISTLDEMKAMAESTLAFAREEAVTEETRPTDINALLGSLCADLCEIGWKVGFREGERTVWRCRPDALRRAFRNVIENAVRYGGSARVGFAVSAEGLEVMVEDDGPGIPADQRERVFDPFVRLEDSRNRGTGGAGLGLSIARSIIRSHGGEITLEDGPPFRVGVTLPRD, encoded by the coding sequence ATGAGACGCTTCTGGATGCGGAGCCTGACGGGCCAGTGGATCGCGCTGACGCTGGTTGCGCTGGCGGCATCGCAGATCCTTTTCTACTATATCTATCGTGCGGAGCAGGCGCGGACGGTGCTGGAGCTGCGGCGGGATGAGTTCCTGGCGCGGGCGGCGGCGGTCGCGCGGCTGGTGGACACGGTGGATCCCTCGCTCCATCCGGAGATCCTGCGGGCGACGAACACGGGCGTGGTCCGGTTCTGGATGACGGGCACCGGGCCGGGTGAAATGCTGGCTTGGCAGGCGGATGCGGGCGCGCGCCTGCTGGAGTCCGCCCGCCCGCCGGAGGCGTCCCTGCTGCCACCGCAGCCACGGGCGCGGTGGGAGGCTCCCGCGGGCGAGAACCGCTTCGCCTCCCCGGAAGCGAGGATGGCGGTGCTGAAGGACTGGAACGGATTCGGCCTGGTGGTGCCGGTGAAGGAGGGCCTGTGGCTGAACGCCGTGTATGCGAAGCCCGGCGCGGTGTCCGGCCCGCCGTGGTTCCACTACCTGTCGCTGGCCATCGCGGCGGTGCTGCTGACGCTCGTTTCCGTGTTGCTGGTGCGCAGGCTGGCCCGCCCGCTGCGGCGGTTGACGGACTCCGCCGAACGCGTGGGTCGCGGCGAGGAAGTCCCGCCGCTGCCGGAGGAAGGAGCGGATGATGTCAGGCACCTGACGGTCGCCTTCAACCGCATGCAGTCGCGCCTGCGCCGCTTCGTGGAGGACCGCACGCGCATGGTAGCCGCCATCAGCCATGACCTGCGCACGCCCATCACCTCCATGCGCCTGCGCGCGGAGTTCATCGATGATGAGGAGACGCGCACGAAGATGATCTCCACGCTGGATGAGATGAAGGCGATGGCGGAGTCCACCCTCGCCTTCGCCCGTGAAGAGGCGGTGACGGAGGAAACACGCCCCACCGACATCAACGCGTTGCTCGGCAGCCTGTGCGCGGACCTTTGCGAGATCGGCTGGAAGGTGGGTTTCAGGGAAGGGGAGCGCACCGTTTGGCGCTGCCGCCCGGACGCGCTGCGCCGCGCGTTCCGGAACGTGATCGAGAATGCGGTCCGCTACGGTGGATCCGCGCGGGTGGGTTTCGCAGTCTCCGCGGAAGGCTTGGAAGTGATGGTGGAGGACGACGGTCCGGGCATCCCCGCGGACCAGCGGGAGCGCGTGTTCGATCCGTTCGTGCGGCTGGAGGATTCAAGGAACCGCGGCACCGGCGGAGCGGGCCTCGGCCTTTCCATCGCACGGTCGATCATCCGGAGCCACGGTGGTGAGATCACGCTGGAAGACGGCCCGCCGTTCCGGGTCGGCGTGACCTTGCCGAGGGATTGA
- the tadA gene encoding Flp pilus assembly complex ATPase component TadA — protein sequence MFSNENYLAELLTEAGLVSADQVASAQNALSGNQSLIEYLLSHTSVTEDQVAETLAVNAGIPFLRLGDVDFDPSISSAIPGDVAKRYKVVPVMDDGMYLSVAIQDPLDFEILDTLPHVLGRELTLYCAGPSDIRNHLKQFYGSGDMADDNRGGLTVTTGDSEAGADGADAPVIKLVNQLLTEAFRLRASDIHIEPLETSVRIRYRMDGKLHEVDNHPKKLLPAVIARLKVMSGTMSIAEKRLPQDGRIQLKMSGDKEIDLRVSSVPSNHGESIVMRILDKSALMLGLPELGFFSDDQALFNNLLALPDGILLVTGPTGSGKTTTLYACLNVINRPDKKIITVEDPVEYELPGINQVMVKTDIGMTFAAALRAMLRQAPNIIMIGEIRDAETANIAINASLTGHLVFSTLHTNDAPSAVARLSDIGVKPFLIASAVRAVLAQRLVRKLCPICKGPAELTEKEMRALSLDPTRVTDATIFGPVGCEKCRGGGYKGRMGIFETFLIDDEVRQMINGNLTTTQLRRRARELGMRTLREDGIRKVLSGLTSASEVVHATMSDAD from the coding sequence GTGTTCTCAAACGAAAATTATCTAGCCGAACTGCTCACCGAAGCCGGACTGGTGAGCGCCGATCAAGTGGCAAGCGCCCAGAACGCCCTCAGTGGCAACCAGAGCCTGATCGAGTATCTCCTTTCCCACACGAGCGTTACAGAGGACCAGGTCGCGGAGACGCTGGCGGTGAACGCCGGCATCCCTTTCCTGAGGCTGGGCGATGTGGATTTCGATCCGTCCATCTCTTCCGCGATTCCGGGTGATGTGGCGAAGCGCTACAAGGTCGTCCCCGTCATGGATGACGGCATGTACCTGTCCGTGGCGATCCAGGACCCGCTCGACTTCGAGATCCTGGACACCCTGCCGCACGTTCTCGGTCGGGAGCTGACCCTCTATTGTGCCGGGCCGAGCGACATCCGCAACCACCTGAAGCAGTTCTATGGCAGCGGCGACATGGCGGACGACAATCGTGGCGGCCTGACGGTCACCACGGGCGACTCCGAGGCCGGTGCCGACGGGGCGGACGCGCCGGTCATCAAACTGGTGAACCAGCTCCTCACGGAAGCGTTCCGCCTGCGCGCATCCGACATCCACATCGAGCCGCTGGAGACCTCCGTCCGCATCCGCTACCGGATGGACGGAAAGCTGCACGAGGTGGACAACCACCCGAAGAAGCTGCTGCCCGCCGTCATCGCCCGCCTGAAGGTGATGAGCGGCACCATGTCCATCGCGGAAAAACGCCTGCCGCAGGACGGACGGATCCAGCTCAAGATGAGCGGGGACAAGGAGATCGACCTGCGGGTTTCCTCCGTGCCGTCGAACCACGGGGAGTCCATCGTCATGCGGATCCTGGACAAGTCCGCGCTCATGCTGGGTCTGCCGGAGCTGGGCTTCTTCTCGGATGACCAGGCGCTTTTCAACAACCTGCTGGCCCTGCCGGACGGCATCCTGCTCGTGACCGGCCCGACCGGTTCCGGAAAGACGACCACGCTCTACGCCTGCCTCAACGTCATCAACCGCCCGGACAAGAAGATCATCACCGTGGAGGACCCGGTCGAGTATGAGCTGCCCGGCATCAACCAGGTCATGGTGAAGACGGACATCGGCATGACCTTCGCCGCCGCGCTGCGCGCGATGCTCCGCCAGGCGCCGAACATCATCATGATCGGGGAGATCCGGGACGCGGAGACGGCGAACATCGCCATCAACGCGTCGCTCACCGGTCACTTGGTGTTCTCCACCCTCCACACGAACGACGCCCCGTCCGCGGTCGCCCGTCTTTCGGACATCGGCGTGAAGCCGTTCCTCATCGCCTCCGCGGTGCGTGCGGTGCTCGCCCAGCGTCTGGTGCGGAAACTCTGCCCGATCTGCAAAGGCCCGGCCGAGCTGACGGAAAAGGAAATGCGCGCGCTGTCCCTGGACCCCACCCGTGTCACGGACGCGACCATCTTCGGCCCCGTGGGCTGCGAGAAGTGCCGCGGTGGCGGCTACAAGGGACGGATGGGTATCTTCGAGACCTTCCTGATCGATGACGAGGTGCGCCAGATGATCAACGGAAACCTCACCACCACCCAGCTCCGCCGACGCGCCCGGGAGCTCGGCATGCGGACTCTCCGCGAAGACGGCATCCGGAAGGTGCTGTCCGGCCTGACTTCCGCCAGTGAAGTCGTCCACGCCACCATGTCCGACGCCGACTAA
- a CDS encoding response regulator encodes MEMIPHIAVVDDHQEIRELVARYLGQHGYRVTVAPNAAEFRKLLVEESFDLAVLDIMMPGEDGLSLCRDLRAGSRLPVIFLTAMAEDTDRIVGLEIGADDYLVKPFNPRELLARIRAVLRRSQAVEEPGVLEGGGKVRFDGKVLDLSRQEVTGEDGVAVPLSSAEFRLLSVFLEHPGKVLGRDELLDLTCGREAEVWDRSIDNQVSRLRKKIEDDPKAPGLIKTHWGDGYCFTGKVVRL; translated from the coding sequence ATGGAAATGATCCCGCACATCGCCGTGGTGGATGACCACCAGGAGATCCGCGAGCTGGTGGCGCGGTATCTGGGGCAGCACGGCTACCGGGTGACGGTCGCGCCGAACGCGGCGGAGTTCCGGAAACTGCTGGTGGAGGAATCCTTCGACCTGGCGGTGCTGGACATCATGATGCCGGGCGAGGACGGGCTGTCGCTGTGCCGTGACCTGCGCGCGGGATCCCGGCTGCCGGTCATTTTCCTGACGGCGATGGCGGAGGACACCGACCGCATCGTGGGCCTGGAGATCGGCGCGGATGACTATCTGGTGAAGCCGTTCAACCCGCGCGAGCTGCTGGCCCGCATCCGCGCGGTGCTGCGGCGGTCGCAGGCGGTGGAGGAACCGGGCGTGCTGGAGGGCGGCGGGAAGGTGCGCTTCGACGGAAAGGTGCTGGACCTTTCCCGGCAGGAGGTGACGGGTGAGGACGGCGTGGCGGTGCCGCTCAGCTCCGCGGAGTTCCGCCTGCTGAGCGTCTTTCTGGAACACCCGGGGAAAGTGCTGGGCCGTGACGAGCTGCTGGACCTGACCTGCGGCCGGGAGGCGGAGGTGTGGGACCGTAGCATCGACAACCAGGTGAGCCGCCTGCGGAAAAAGATCGAGGATGATCCGAAGGCTCCGGGCCTGATCAAGACGCACTGGGGTGACGGCTACTGCTTCACGGGGAAGGTGGTGCGGCTATGA
- a CDS encoding efflux RND transporter periplasmic adaptor subunit, giving the protein MKKRWIVLLLALAGISAFAYTRIKSGGGKAEERKGNGNQPVAVTIEKVRQENVPVWLTGIGTVQASNTVTVRPRVGGALEKINFTEGAIVNAGDVIAEIDPRPFESALAQAVAKKTQDEAQLANARLEEARFSGLLRNDAVSQQQADQATATVSQLEALVKADDAAIDAAKLDLEFTKVRAPISGRTGVRLVDAGNLVTANQETGIVVITEIQPISVIFTLPQQHLAALHAATKDNAQKPRVEAMGDDSQVLGEGGLELIDNQIDTATGTIRLKATFRNENLALWPGLYVSARILVDTLADSLVVSPEVVQPGLDGQFAYLLKSDNTVEAQPITTGLRLPDGIVVREGLKAGDSVISNGHAKLRPGSKVAPQEPTKAP; this is encoded by the coding sequence ATGAAAAAACGCTGGATAGTCCTTCTGCTCGCCCTCGCCGGCATCTCCGCCTTCGCCTACACGCGGATCAAGTCCGGCGGAGGAAAGGCGGAGGAACGAAAAGGGAACGGCAACCAGCCGGTGGCCGTCACCATCGAGAAAGTCCGGCAGGAAAACGTGCCCGTCTGGCTCACCGGCATCGGCACCGTGCAGGCGTCCAATACCGTCACCGTCCGCCCGCGTGTCGGCGGCGCGCTCGAAAAAATCAACTTCACCGAGGGTGCCATCGTCAATGCCGGGGATGTCATCGCGGAGATCGACCCGCGTCCTTTCGAGTCCGCGCTAGCCCAGGCCGTGGCAAAGAAGACGCAGGATGAGGCCCAGCTCGCCAACGCCCGGCTGGAGGAGGCCCGCTTTTCAGGATTACTGAGAAATGACGCCGTCAGCCAGCAGCAGGCGGACCAGGCAACCGCCACCGTCTCCCAGCTCGAGGCGCTGGTGAAGGCGGATGACGCCGCCATCGACGCCGCGAAGCTCGACCTGGAGTTCACCAAGGTCCGCGCCCCCATTTCCGGACGCACCGGCGTGCGGCTGGTGGACGCGGGCAACCTCGTCACCGCGAACCAGGAGACCGGCATCGTCGTCATCACGGAGATCCAGCCCATCTCCGTCATCTTCACCCTGCCGCAGCAGCACCTGGCCGCGCTCCACGCCGCCACGAAGGACAACGCTCAGAAACCCCGGGTGGAGGCGATGGGCGATGACTCCCAGGTGCTGGGCGAGGGTGGACTGGAACTCATCGACAACCAGATCGACACCGCCACCGGTACCATCCGCCTGAAGGCGACCTTCCGGAACGAAAACCTCGCCCTGTGGCCGGGCCTTTATGTCTCCGCCCGCATCCTGGTGGACACGCTGGCGGATTCGCTGGTCGTTTCCCCGGAGGTCGTGCAGCCCGGCCTGGACGGACAGTTCGCCTATCTGCTGAAAAGCGACAACACCGTGGAGGCCCAACCCATCACCACCGGCCTGCGGCTTCCCGACGGCATCGTCGTCAGGGAAGGCCTGAAGGCCGGTGACAGCGTCATCTCCAACGGCCACGCCAAGCTCCGCCCCGGCTCGAAGGTCGCACCCCAGGAACCCACCAAAGCGCCGTGA
- a CDS encoding transposase, protein MSLSEDPPGELLRLSRGWYQSTAWVHWTMSIRDRGRGWLTPSHHGALRELMIHVCARYHLICPAYCLMPDHGHFLLVGLADGSDQRNAMKLFRTHWNHLLSATGHELQRQAYEHVLDENERNPDAFEDTMLYILNNPVSAGLVGDWREWEHLGAIAAGYPEFDPREGSLSGFRERFWKVHHKERRKWQGDSPP, encoded by the coding sequence ATGTCATTGTCCGAAGATCCGCCGGGTGAGCTTCTCCGCCTTTCCCGCGGATGGTATCAGAGCACCGCATGGGTGCATTGGACGATGTCCATCAGGGACCGAGGACGGGGATGGCTCACCCCGTCCCACCACGGTGCCCTGCGGGAACTGATGATCCACGTCTGTGCGCGTTATCATCTGATCTGCCCGGCCTACTGCCTGATGCCGGACCACGGCCATTTCCTCCTTGTCGGCCTCGCTGATGGCTCGGACCAGAGGAATGCGATGAAGCTGTTCCGCACGCACTGGAACCATCTGCTCTCGGCGACGGGCCATGAACTCCAAAGGCAGGCCTACGAGCACGTGCTGGATGAAAACGAAAGGAATCCCGACGCCTTCGAGGATACGATGCTCTACATCCTGAACAATCCCGTGAGCGCTGGCCTGGTCGGAGATTGGAGGGAATGGGAACATCTCGGAGCCATCGCCGCAGGGTATCCTGAGTTCGATCCGCGCGAAGGATCATTGTCAGGCTTTCGCGAGCGGTTCTGGAAAGTGCACCACAAGGAGCGGCGGAAATGGCAGGGGGATAGCCCTCCGTAG
- a CDS encoding efflux RND transporter permease subunit: MSISEPFIRRPVATALLTLAIVLVGMVAFPNLSVAPLPQVEFPTIQVSSSLPGASPETMASSVATPLENQFAKIPGITQMSSSSGLGSTSITIQFDLNVNIDGAAQEVQSAINAAAGQLPTNLPSPPNYRKVNPADSPILILGLTSEVLPLTEVSDYGNNVIAQQLSQVPGVAQVDIMGERKPAVRVQVDPGKLASLGLSLEDVRGVIASSTVNSPKGSINGPKQALSIYANDQILKAEPYNDLILAYRNGAPIRVRDVGQAVDGPEQLRSAALVNNQRGVGLIIRKQAEANVLDTIARIKEMLPELQAAIPPAMKVELVSDRSRTIRSSVEEVELHLLLTMGLVTLVVFVFLRNTRATLISSAVVPISIIATFAVMYMLGFSLNNLSLMALTISVGFVIDDAIVMLENIYRHIEEGMPPMEAALKGAKQIGFTILSITLSLIAVFIPVLLMGGIVGRLFREFAITVTVAVLISGFVSLTFVPMMCGRFLKHHDAPDPKKVWGKLDRMAENFFQSIERMYESSLAFILRHQRLTLLSLVVTIGLTGFVFMKMPKGFFPQQDTGLLDVTIEASADTSYEAMYAYTIKVGEIVGADPGVLAYQCRIGGGGRGGGGSNSSRFFVTLKERGERDNVQEITNRLRKKTAGIVGITTFFSARQDLNVGGMMSKTQYQYTLRSADSDELNTWAPRILEKLKGVSQLRDVASDQESAAPSLNIEIDREAASRFGIETNAINGALYNAFGERQVTQFYTQVNQYKVIIEVPPSMQADTSTFDKIFITSPLNNRQVPLSSLIRFNTGAPKPLSVNHLGQYPAVTISFNLAPGYALGDAVTAVEQTSRDMGVPPSLTGSFQGSAQAFQSSLKSQPYLILAAIIAIYIILGMLYESFIHPLTILSTLPSAGLGALLTLWAFGHDIGVIAIIGILLLIGIVKKNAIMMIDFAIEAERDHGKEPYDAIFEACIKRFRPIMMTTLAAMVGGIPLALGHGDGSELRQPLGYAIVGGLILSQALTLYTTPVVYLFFDRLVQRKKAGQEERKALPAPDPEPA; encoded by the coding sequence GTGAGCATTTCCGAGCCATTCATCCGCCGGCCGGTCGCCACGGCCCTCCTCACGCTGGCCATCGTGCTGGTCGGCATGGTCGCCTTCCCGAATCTCTCCGTCGCGCCGCTGCCACAGGTGGAGTTCCCCACCATCCAGGTTTCCTCCAGCCTGCCCGGGGCCAGCCCGGAAACCATGGCCTCCTCCGTGGCCACGCCGCTGGAGAACCAGTTCGCGAAGATCCCGGGCATCACCCAGATGAGTTCGTCCAGCGGACTGGGCAGCACCTCGATCACCATCCAGTTCGACCTCAACGTCAACATCGACGGAGCCGCGCAGGAGGTCCAGTCCGCCATCAACGCCGCCGCGGGACAACTCCCCACCAACCTCCCCAGCCCGCCGAACTACCGGAAGGTGAACCCGGCGGACTCCCCCATCCTCATCCTCGGTCTCACTTCGGAAGTCCTGCCGCTCACCGAGGTCAGCGACTATGGCAACAACGTCATCGCCCAGCAGCTTTCCCAGGTGCCCGGTGTGGCGCAGGTGGACATCATGGGCGAGCGGAAGCCCGCGGTGCGCGTGCAGGTGGACCCCGGCAAACTCGCCTCCCTGGGCCTGTCGCTGGAGGACGTCCGCGGCGTCATCGCCTCCTCCACCGTCAACTCGCCGAAAGGCAGCATCAACGGCCCGAAACAGGCGCTCTCCATCTACGCCAACGACCAGATCCTCAAGGCGGAGCCTTACAACGACCTGATCCTCGCCTACCGCAACGGCGCGCCCATCCGCGTCCGTGACGTGGGCCAGGCGGTCGATGGGCCGGAGCAGCTCCGCTCCGCCGCCCTGGTCAACAACCAGCGCGGCGTCGGCCTCATCATCCGCAAGCAGGCGGAGGCCAACGTGCTGGACACCATCGCCCGCATCAAGGAGATGCTGCCGGAACTGCAGGCCGCCATCCCGCCCGCCATGAAGGTGGAGCTGGTCAGCGACCGCAGCCGCACCATCCGTTCCTCCGTGGAGGAGGTGGAACTCCATCTTCTCCTCACCATGGGGCTGGTCACGCTGGTCGTCTTCGTCTTCCTGCGGAACACCCGCGCCACCCTCATCTCCAGCGCGGTGGTTCCCATCTCCATCATCGCCACCTTCGCGGTGATGTACATGCTCGGCTTCAGCCTGAACAACCTCTCGCTGATGGCCCTCACCATCTCCGTCGGCTTCGTCATCGACGACGCCATCGTGATGCTGGAAAACATCTACCGCCACATCGAGGAAGGCATGCCGCCGATGGAGGCCGCGCTGAAGGGTGCGAAACAGATCGGCTTCACCATCCTCTCCATCACCCTCTCCCTCATCGCCGTCTTCATCCCCGTGCTGCTCATGGGCGGCATCGTCGGCCGGCTTTTCCGCGAGTTCGCCATCACCGTCACCGTCGCGGTCCTCATCTCCGGCTTCGTCTCGCTGACCTTCGTGCCGATGATGTGCGGCAGGTTCCTGAAGCACCACGACGCGCCTGACCCGAAGAAGGTATGGGGCAAGCTGGACCGCATGGCGGAGAACTTCTTCCAGTCCATCGAGCGGATGTATGAGTCGAGCCTGGCCTTCATCCTCCGCCACCAGCGGCTCACGCTGCTGTCGCTCGTCGTCACCATCGGCCTCACCGGCTTCGTCTTCATGAAGATGCCGAAGGGCTTCTTCCCGCAGCAGGACACCGGCCTGCTGGACGTCACCATCGAGGCGTCCGCTGACACCTCCTACGAGGCGATGTACGCCTACACCATCAAGGTGGGCGAGATCGTCGGCGCGGACCCCGGCGTGCTGGCCTACCAGTGCCGCATCGGCGGTGGCGGACGTGGGGGCGGCGGCAGCAACTCCAGCCGTTTCTTCGTCACGCTGAAAGAGCGCGGCGAGCGCGACAACGTGCAGGAGATCACCAACCGGCTACGGAAAAAGACCGCCGGCATCGTCGGCATCACCACCTTCTTCTCCGCCCGCCAGGACCTGAACGTCGGCGGCATGATGTCGAAGACCCAGTACCAATACACGCTGCGCAGCGCGGACTCCGACGAACTGAACACCTGGGCGCCCCGCATCCTGGAAAAGCTCAAGGGCGTGTCCCAGCTCCGCGACGTGGCCTCCGACCAGGAATCCGCCGCGCCTTCCCTCAACATCGAGATCGACCGCGAGGCGGCCTCCCGCTTCGGCATCGAGACGAACGCCATCAACGGCGCGCTCTACAACGCCTTCGGCGAGCGGCAGGTCACCCAGTTTTACACCCAGGTGAACCAATACAAGGTCATCATCGAGGTTCCCCCGTCCATGCAGGCGGACACCTCCACCTTCGACAAGATCTTCATCACCTCCCCGCTGAACAACCGCCAGGTGCCGCTGTCATCGCTCATCCGCTTCAACACCGGTGCGCCGAAGCCGCTTTCCGTGAACCACCTGGGCCAGTACCCGGCGGTCACCATTTCCTTCAATCTCGCGCCCGGCTACGCCCTCGGCGACGCCGTCACCGCGGTGGAGCAGACCAGCCGCGACATGGGCGTGCCGCCCAGCCTGACCGGCTCCTTCCAGGGCAGCGCGCAGGCCTTCCAGTCCTCGCTGAAGTCGCAGCCCTACCTCATCCTCGCGGCCATCATCGCCATCTACATCATCCTGGGCATGCTGTATGAGAGCTTCATCCACCCGTTGACCATCCTCTCCACCCTGCCGTCCGCGGGTCTGGGCGCGCTGCTCACCCTGTGGGCCTTCGGCCATGACATCGGCGTCATCGCCATCATCGGCATCCTCCTGCTCATCGGCATCGTGAAAAAGAACGCCATCATGATGATCGACTTCGCCATCGAGGCGGAGCGCGACCATGGCAAGGAACCGTATGACGCCATCTTCGAGGCGTGCATCAAGCGTTTCCGCCCCATCATGATGACCACGCTGGCGGCCATGGTCGGCGGCATCCCGCTGGCGCTCGGCCACGGTGACGGCTCGGAGCTGCGCCAGCCGCTGGGCTATGCCATCGTCGGCGGCCTCATCCTCAGCCAGGCGCTCACGCTCTACACCACGCCCGTCGTCTATCTGTTCTTCGACCGCCTGGTGCAGCGGAAGAAAGCCGGGCAGGAAGAACGCAAGGCGCTCCCCGCTCCAGACCCGGAACCCGCCTGA
- a CDS encoding acetylhydrolase → MKPILALVFLTGLLHAQPAAVAENSAVVPVGKLEKDFYDWDKRHAEILAIKDRINPEIVLIGDSITHFWGGEPAEPKGNRGADAWKDLFGERKVLNLGFGWDRTQNVLFRIQDGELDGLKPKLVVLHIGTNNLSTSKNAPTNTPEQVAEGIGAIIASVKKKCPDAKIVLMGVFPRGEKADNLFRAKIAEINVILAKTYASQPGVTYLDITEKFLNADGSMSKEVMGDFLHPSAKGYAIWAEALKGYLP, encoded by the coding sequence ATGAAACCCATCCTCGCCCTCGTTTTCCTCACAGGACTCCTCCACGCCCAGCCCGCCGCCGTCGCGGAGAACAGCGCCGTCGTTCCGGTCGGCAAGCTGGAGAAAGACTTCTACGACTGGGACAAGCGCCACGCGGAGATCCTCGCCATCAAGGACCGCATCAACCCGGAGATCGTCCTCATCGGCGACTCCATAACCCACTTCTGGGGCGGCGAGCCTGCCGAGCCGAAGGGCAACCGCGGTGCGGACGCCTGGAAGGATCTGTTCGGCGAAAGGAAAGTGCTCAACCTCGGCTTCGGCTGGGACCGCACGCAGAACGTGCTGTTCCGCATCCAGGACGGCGAGCTGGACGGCCTGAAGCCGAAGCTGGTCGTGCTGCACATCGGCACCAACAACCTCTCCACCTCGAAGAACGCGCCGACGAACACCCCGGAGCAGGTCGCGGAGGGCATCGGTGCCATCATCGCCTCCGTGAAGAAAAAATGCCCGGACGCGAAGATCGTCCTCATGGGTGTGTTCCCCCGCGGTGAGAAGGCGGACAATCTGTTCCGCGCGAAGATCGCGGAGATCAACGTCATCCTTGCCAAGACCTACGCCAGCCAACCCGGCGTCACCTACCTGGACATCACGGAAAAGTTCCTCAACGCTGATGGATCGATGTCGAAGGAGGTGATGGGCGATTTCCTCCATCCGTCCGCGAAGGGCTACGCCATCTGGGCGGAGGCGCTGAAGGGGTATTTGCCGTAA